The nucleotide window ATATGCTCCCCATTGGTCcccttcttttgttgtttttttttaatgtagtgcTAATTTAGGGCCTGATGCGGAGAGATGTTGAACACCCtcttctcccattgactttgggatCAGGCCCTTTTCCCTACTTAGAAAGAACTGCATGTAAAGCAAATGGATGGGAACTCGGGCTCCAGGTTGATCAGTTCTAGAGGCTCTTTCTGGGGTAGTTCCATAGGGAGATGGCACTGGCTGCAGCCTCCTGTTGATACATTCTCAGCATAGCTTCCTCTTTGGAAAGGGACTCCTTGTCATGGTCACCGGTGAGCTCTTTCAGAGCTGCTTTCACCCAGAAGGGTGGCTGGAGATCTGCACGGGGACGAGTCCTCACCAGGTCGTCCAGCCCTACTCATCTATTCAGACTCATAGCTGATATGGGAGGAGAGTGGTggtggatttgtgtgtgtgtgtgtgtgtgttggggggcagaGTTTAGTAAATAAGGAAAATTGCTGTTCATGTTTATTCCATCCCTTTCCCTGTGCGGAATGCACTACTTGTATTTGCAGCCCAGTTAGATCGCTGCATCTCAGACCTACTGTCCTGCTCTGTTTTCAAGCCTGAAAAGGGTTGCAGACAGTGGACGCTTCTGTTTTTAAAGTATGTCCCATCGTGCCTTCATTGATGTCATAACTGAATTGCTACTTTCCCCAGGGAATATCCATATCCTGTTTTAGGCTTGCAAACTCGtctattcccacctctgcccATGCCTTCCTCTGACTTGAGCTGACCactcctcctctgcccagtgtccCACTTAGGCAGTAGCTCTGCTTGGGCTGGTCAAGCCAGCTCACGATCCCTATATTCTtccaggactgggctggggatgggactttctctgtctctcactgtggAACTCCATCTCCGAGACACTCTGCCAGACTCCCATGTTGGCTGCCTTTAGATTATGCTGCAGGTCCCAGGGACTTCCGTTGTCTCTTTCTTGCCCATATttggccccttcctttgtctttttGTTATTTCTGTACAACTTCCTGCCCCCTTTCTTCCCCTACCTTTCACCAGTGTGGACTGGATCCTTTGTGGTGGTGACTGGTTTGCCTGGATCTGTCCATGTGCCACGTTGTTTGATATTGGGCCATATTTGACCTGATTGACTTTCCCTGtaattcttttaaaatgtctctCATATGTTTATGGCCCTTGGAAGGAAGCATTTGCAATAGGTGCCTTACAGAACAATGAAATAAATATCTTTAACTGGGACTCCCTTCTCTGTGGCTTCTACAGTCCCAGCTTTCCAGCAAAGACAGATTGCTCCCACCTGCCTTTCCATAGGTCCAGAGAACGTAACCACCACCCCATTCTTCAGCACTGGTTTCCCGTTCACTTCATGAGCTATGTCGGATTACCCAGACTTGTTTTAAAAACTATCTGTGGACTTACTGCAGCCTAAGTAACAGacctagggccaaattcagagttgATGTGTAAGGGTGTATAACTGGGACCACTgtgtaaggcaggggtgggcaaactacagcccgcaggacAGATCCGGCCTGCGAGCTCCCGCTGGGAAGCACAATCTGGGGATTGCTCTGCTTCGGCACTCCAGCTGGGCTGCAGGGTCAGGGGCCGCaccacgtggctcctggaagccgtGGCAttgccccactctggctcctatgtgctccaatggccccctccggcacgccagtgggaactgcaggggcggcgcctgtggatggggcagcgtaCAGAGCCACCTGACCGTGCCTCcagtgtaggagccagagaagggacatgcctcTTGTGATGTTGCGGTTCTAGcgagacccaactgagagtgccaattcaggacaaatcgcttaaacagggcagttacagcccaaggctgaggTTTTtctacctctaaggcaaaccgaaccagccagacaaagaggactttggtctcaccccactggctaaccacaagttcCAAGCAACTCCCTTAGACACTCAAGttttccagtatcaccaccagtgacactcgtcctggggatgaatggttatgaaaaccaacaccccaataaaagaaaacggttctctcaataccaaagaatcaagccccagacccaggtcaatgtacaaatcagatcttaccgacaaatcatgctgttgccagtcctttagaatctaaaatccaaaggtttattcataaaaggaaaaagatatagatgagagctagaattggtcaaatggaatcaattacatacagtaatggcagagttcttagttcaggtttgtagcagtgatggcgtaaactgcaggttcaaatcaagtctctggagtacatcccccgcttTGATGGGTCCTTCAGTCCTTGGTTCAGAGCTTcaatttgtagcaaagtccctccagaggtaagaagcaggattgaagacaagatggagatgaggcattagcctttgataggcttttccaggtgtaagaacacctctttgttcttactgtggaaaattacagcaaaatggagcctggagtcacatgggcaagtccctgcatactttgctgagttacagggcatatctgccttctctccatgggtcaattgtgtagctgatggtccttaatgggccatcaagcaggatAGGCAGAGCtcacaccaacttgtctgggatgtttccgagaagcacagcacaaatttaaaatacagacagtatagagccaatactcctaacttcaactacaaaatgatacatacatatagacagtataatcataaccagcaatccataacctggtcttagacaccttatgtGACCCCCtgtacataagatttggtgccactacaggaccttggttgcaaccatgttctatatggtcgcagattatatcaataatgtcacacctctgcttctgggagctgcttgaggtaagcactgctcggagtctgcacccctgagcctctccccatgccccccaaccacctgccccagccctgatccttctCCTGCTTttcaaacccctcaatcccagcccagagcaccctccttcaccccaaacatctcagccccaccccaccccagatcccatgcccccagctggagcctgcacccccgccccatcccggagccccttcccacaccctgaactcctcgtttctggccccaccctggagcccgcacacccagccagagccctcaccccttcccgcaccccagctccaattttgtgagcattcatggcctgccatacaatttcaatttccaggtgtggccctcggcccaaaatgtttgcccaaCCCTGCTGTAAGGGGCTCTGAGTTGGTGTAACTTAGAAGGCGTAAGAATGGGGGCTGCTTTAACTTCGTCTTATACCCTTTAGTTAGATCCTTTTCTTGCTACACTGTATCCCTTGTCATGCAAATTATACCAACTTAGACTTTCCCTCCCCCtacttctgaatttggcccactgagtaTATGGTAGTTGGTGTAGCGCACATGTTGAGGGGACCAGAAGAGAGAGTATGTTGCACCATTTGAGAGTCCCctctgaatctggcccattgtctctTTCCTCTACTATCTTCCCCTCTCTTCCTATAGCAGCTGTCTCCAGTTCTTCCATTTACACAGCCTGACCAGTACAGAGCCTTCTGTACTCCTGCCATCTCAACCAGCGTCCCTAGGTAGCTTTCTTCcattttcctgtgtgatctgCCTGCCTGCATCTCTTAGCTTCCCTTGCcttgccttttttaaaattattatttaccATTATTTGAACTTTAACTGTATTGTCTAATGTCTTTGGGGATTTTCATGAAACGTGCTTCAAAAAAAATAGTTCTGTTAATGTTGATGCAATTTATCTCTCATTTGAAGGTGTCTGGAGCATGCCCTTAGACAGCCGATATGTTACTTTAACTGGAACTATCACAAGGGGGAAGAAGAAGGGCCAGATGGTGGACATCCATGTTACGCTAACAGACAAAGAGCTACAGGAGCTGGCTAAGTCAAAGGAGCCTCCAGAAGATGAGACACCGGAAGGGAAGACGACTTGCGACATTGGAATGGACAGGGGCCCCCATGTCCTACTCTGGAGCATCATCTGCCTTCCTGTCATCTTTGTAGTGTCCTTTGTGGTTTCCTTTTACTACGGGACCATCACTTGGTACAACATCTTCTTGGTGTACAACGAAGAGAAGACCTTCTGGCACAAGATCACCTTCTGCCCCTTACTGATTATCTTCTATCCTGTCATAATCATGGTCATGTCTTTCTTCCTAGGCTTGTATACGGCCGTTACCCAGATTGCATGGTCGTTCGGTGGCTGGTGGCATGCCGTGAGAGATACGGAGAAGGGATTCTGTGGCTGGTTGTGTAGCAAGCTGGGCCTAGAAGACTGTTCCCCATACAGCATTGTTGAGCTGCTAGATTCTGACAATATCTCAGGTAGTCTGTCTGGCAAAAGCACTGCACAGGGTGTTGAGACTTCAACAGTCTGAGGCTTTGTCCTGCCTGACTCTGACTTTCTTGATCACGTGTATTATGAATGGTGCACCAGACAAAGTACTACACTGACTTCTTTATCTTTGAGCACACACATAGAGAATGAAAACTTGGAagttggtggggaggaggggagattaAATGTGCACAGAGTACCAAAATGCCAACTGGGAGTCTGGCATTTGTAGTCAGGTGAAAA belongs to Gopherus flavomarginatus isolate rGopFla2 chromosome 10, rGopFla2.mat.asm, whole genome shotgun sequence and includes:
- the TMEM169 gene encoding transmembrane protein 169, with amino-acid sequence MPDETLQNSSGMEEAVQKENKAGTCSPHRGSLRRAVATAVTFDGEATMDRRKKKKKESRPESIIVYRSENENKVEEEQADEEGRERSSEEGSKFLGNSMTDGVWSMPLDSRYVTLTGTITRGKKKGQMVDIHVTLTDKELQELAKSKEPPEDETPEGKTTCDIGMDRGPHVLLWSIICLPVIFVVSFVVSFYYGTITWYNIFLVYNEEKTFWHKITFCPLLIIFYPVIIMVMSFFLGLYTAVTQIAWSFGGWWHAVRDTEKGFCGWLCSKLGLEDCSPYSIVELLDSDNISGSLSGKSTAQGVETSTV